The proteins below come from a single Panulirus ornatus isolate Po-2019 chromosome 15, ASM3632096v1, whole genome shotgun sequence genomic window:
- the Bdp1 gene encoding uncharacterized protein Bdp1, with the protein MRRWKIRATPNLGAGVGPRSTQANSTPSSTTPLSKVSSPTGLPSTVPASNTPVNKQSQESTVDSSVVEKPPSNVHIGNLHKPDLIVLDNIMKDVEENSESLDVMPHKLTKMVDVALISEPSSSQIDLSSENILGLPSDSLLEDHDLSSQNIVGLPSDSLYEDDTLQNGLVLQDDASSRSQTSLLSISSPSITSLQNSQVLTSSPPHTSLVSVSSSPTSSISPLHSNGAAPLMSPAMKHTLMPPCDTLIKCESVETSPDLEKKPSVSIRRKKIKVMPMVSSSRKGSVAEKHNARTMNTHIDKKFDVKIECLDIKVKSQQVSPNTVENVTCIVDEQNSKVHMQTEKGNDIEMRTVTTENKHTESKRESACNENQRPSAYLMETQSDLKGDSQTTEKSLADEILNMNVVAKNEALILMDENETYGAEVERRTLEFNDNNQSSSVSNMDSSSAVANVGCKRRSKIRAKPMLLAKRKISKKGDDTQEENFEKINPGDNVVQSGLEKFKTQENCNVANSVEHEGFKMKTDSDSFRRMELNKSIKIEDNHTQKLYEIDEGATDKSPKKVDVVEKKVCNPLGSRLQRTNNDKLKIMREDPEGVEVVDNNSITDDSYGDKENSSRLISSSQSIKKEFLIKEKGKSSSQQKVKAKSSPVVFTAKNALIKTEKKVKLSLKRDDGFSTDGTEEKTEKQIFRERKKIYRNKISRGVLERSNMTMFDLIFWNPSSNPMPGRTETSRKRVRLSSKCETESIASDVIEEQRVDDLGLDVSGMAPEASPSTPDEVQVCQESSETPKPSDIKAKEEASTTEDVLAPRVKIGPNGQIILDEQSIKIQTTAAKNRDEILSKAEVVEECNDSAHYGKWSKKRHRSNEWTIRETARFYRALSTVGTDFSLMEALITWRSRAELKTKFKKEEKINQELVDRALKDCTQFDFSLFEDESDYDPEEDRRAARMAERDEARRKRLEMKQSEREQEQGEKELEKKEEKARLKKRKTVLRKQYKQRKRKGCDSNNSSKESLCMESEEVSQSDTEQMSVVPKPPESSRKTVKKANIKPTKKRQLERRNSLVISEVTVTMETVNSEKPKQPSDEYIIERTIAENLDSDMEISKPYPFRTSHVDGALPEIENTQKMWHFPVSAIQTLDDGRQTILVPTPDGEKSVPVPVLPPGTSNVVVVATGAPDSPGEHIYHVYVVSPLESSS; encoded by the exons ATGAGACGATGGAAGATTCGTGCCACCCCAAATCTTGGGGCTGGTGTAGGACCACGGAGTACTCAGGCTAATAGTACTCCATCCTCTACTACACCATTGTCCAAAGTTTCTTCCCCCACTGGTCTGCCTTCCACTGTTCCAGCCTCAAACACCCCTGTGAACAAACAGTCTCAA GAGAGTACAGTGGACTCATCAGTGGTAGAGAAACCTCCTTCAAATGTTCACATTGGAAACCTTCACAAACCAGATTTAATTGTTTTAGATAATATAATGAAAGATGTGGAAGAAAACAGTGAATCATTAGATGTAATGCCTCACAAATTAACAAAGATGGTTGATGTAGCACTTATATCTGAACCATCTTCATCACAGATTGACCTATCTTCTGAAAATATTTTGGGGTTGCCTAGTGACTCATTGTTGGAAGATCATGACTTATCTTCACAAAATATTGTAGGATTGCCTAGTGACTCATTATATGAAGATGATACTTTACAAAATGGCTTAGTTTTACAAGATGATGCATCCTCTAGGAGTCAGACATCTTTGCTTAGTATCTCATCACCAAGCATCACCTCTTTGCAGAACTCACAAGTCCTAACATCCTCACCACCTCATACATCTTTAGTTTCTGTATCTTCATCGCCTACATCTTCAATCAGCCCACTACATTCAAATGGAGCAGCACCTCTGATGAGCCCTGCAATGAAGCATACTTTGATGCCTCCTTGTGATACCTTGATAAAGTGTGAGTCTGTAGAGACATCACCCGATTTAGAAAAAAAACCATCAGTCAGTATTCGAAGGAAGAAGATAAAAGTAATGCCTATGGTGAGCAGCTCAAGAAAAGGAAGTGTGGCAGAGAAGCATAATGCTAGGACTATGAATACTCATATTGATAAGAAGTTTGATGTTAAGATTGAGTGTTTAGACATTAAAGTGAAAAGCCAGCAAGTGTCACCCAACACTGTAGAAAATGTAACATGTATTGTTGATGAACAAAACAGCAAAGTTCACATGCAGactgaaaaaggaaatgatatagaAATGAGGACAGTCACAACAGAAAATAAGCATACAGAAAGTAAAAGAGAAAGTGCATGTAATGAAAATCAAAGACCCTCAGCTTATTTAATGGAAACACAGTCTGATTTGAAAGGTGATAGTCAGACTACTGAAAAATCTTTGGCAGATGAAATTCTGAATATGAATGTTGTAGCTAAAAATGAAGCACTTATATTGATGGATGAAAATGAAACTTATGGTGCTGAAGTAGAAAGAAGAACATTAGAGTTTAATGATAACAATCAGAGCTCATCAGTCAGTAACATGGATAGTAGCTCTGCAGTGGCAAATGTAGGCTGTAAAAGGAGATCAAAAATTCGTGCAAAGCCCATGCTACTGGCAAAAAGGAAGATATCAAAGAAAGGTGATGATACTCAAGAGGAAAACTTTGAAAAGATTAACCCAGGTGACAATGTTGTTCAATCTGGTTTAGAAAAATTTAAAACACAAGAAAACTGTAATGTAGCTAACAGTGTGGAACATGAAGGTTTTAAAATGAAGACAGATAGTGATTCTTTTAGAAGGATGGAATTGAATAAATCTATTAAGATAGAGGATAATCACACACAGAAACTTTATGAGATTGATGAGGGTGCCACAGATAAATCTCCCAAAAAAGTTGATGTGGTAGAGAAAAAGGTTTGTAACCCATTAGGAAGCAGATTGCAGAGAACCAATAATGATAAACTAAAAATTATGAGAGAGGACCCAGAAGGAGTAGAAGTAGTTGACAATAATAGCATTACTGATGATAGTTATGGAGATAAAGAAAATTCCTCAAGGCTTATCAGTAGTTCTCAGTCTATTAAAAAGGAATTTCTGATAAAAGAGAAGGGCAAGTCATCCTCCCAGCAGAAAGTGAAAGCTAAGTCATCTCCAGTAGTATTCACTGCAAAGAATGCTCTTATTAAGACTGAAAAGAAAGTGAAATTAAGTCTGAAAAGGGATGATGGGTTTTCAACCGATGGTACAGAAGAAAAGACTGAAAAACAGATCTTcagggaaagaaagaagatatatagaaataaaatTTCACGAGGAGTACTGGAACGTAGTAATATGACAATGTTTGATCTCATCTTCTGGAATCCTTCATCCAATCCAATGCCCGGTCGCACTGAAACTTCCAGAAAGAGAGTACGTCTTTCAAGTAAATGTGAAACTGAGAGTATTGCATCAGATGTTATTGAGGAACAAAGGGTTGATGATTTGGGACTAGACGTAAGTGGCATGGCTCCTGAAGCCAGTCCTAGCACTCCTGATGAAGTGCAAGTATGTCAGGAGTCTTCTGAAACTCCAAAGCCATCAGATATAAAAGCCAAAGAAGAAGCCTCAACCACAGAAGATGTGTTAGCACCAAGGGTGAAGATTGGTCCAAATGGGCAAATTATTCTCGatgaacaaagtataaaaattcAGACTACTGCTGCGAAGAATCGTGATGAGATTCTAAGTAAAGCTGAGGTGGTAGAAGAGTGTAATGATTCAGCTCATTATGGTAAGTGGAGCAAGAAACGCCATCGCTCAAACGAATGGACAATAAGAGAAACTGCTCGGTTCTATAGAGCCTTATCTACTGTTGGCACTGATTTTTCCTTAATGGAAGCTCTGATTACTTGGAGATCTCGAGCTGAGTTGAAAACAAAAtttaagaaggaggagaagataaACCAAGAGCTCGTTGATCGAGCCTTGAAAGACTGCACACAGTTTGACTTCTCCTTATTTGAAGATGAATCTG ACTATGACCCGGAAGAGGACAGAAGGGCTGCTCGAATGGCAGAAAGAGATGAGGCTAGGCGTAAACGGCTAGAAATGAAACAGTCTGAGAGGGAGCAAGAACAGGGAGAAAAGGAgctggagaagaaagaagaaaaagctaGACTTAAAAAACGGAAAACAGTGCTACGAAAACAATACAAACaacgaaaaagaaaag gATGTGatagtaacaacagtagcaaAGAGTCTTTATGTATGGAAAGTGAAGAAGTGTCTCAATCTGATACTGAACAAATGTCAGTAGTGCCAAAACCACCAGAAAGTTCAAGGAAGACAGTTAAAAAGGCTAATATAAAGCCAACCAAGAAAAGGCAATTAGAACGACG AAACTCTCTTGTAATTAGTGAAGTGACCGTTACCATGGAGACAGTGAACTCTGAGAAGCCAAAGCAACCCAGTGATGAATACATTATTGAGAGAACTATTGCTGAGAATTTGGATTCTGACATGGAGATCTCTAAGCCTTACCCATTTAGAACCTCTCATGTGGATGGAGCACTGCCGG